TCCGTGAAGGCCTTAACGTTATTCAGTACTTCATCTCCACCCATGGTGCCCGTAAGGGCCTGGCTGATACGGCGCTCAAGACCGCCAACTCCGGCTACCTCACCCGCCGCCTGGTGGACGTGGCCCAGGATCTGGTCATCACCGAAGACGACTGTGGCACCGAGGACGGCATGCAGCTGGGTGCTGTGATTTCCGGTGGCGATGTCATCGAACCGCTTCGCGATCGCATCCTGGGTCGCACCGTGGCGCAGGACGTCCTGCTGCCGGGCCTCGACGATGTGCTGGTCGAGGCCGGCACTCTGCTTACGGAGGAGGTAGTTGCCCGGGTTGAGGCGGCCGGCGTGGACGCCGTGAAAGTGCGTTCAGTCATTACCTGCCAGACGCGCTTTGGCGTATGTGCCAAGTGTTACGGGCGTGACCTGGCGCGTGGACATCAGGTCAACATCGGTGAGGCCGTAGGCGTCATCGCGGCCCAATCGATCGGTGAGCCCGGAACCCAGCTGACCATGCGTACCTTCCACATCGGTGGTGCGGTTTCGCGCGCGGTGGCGCTTAACAGTGTCCAGGTTCGCACGCGCGGCACCATTCGTCTGGACAACGTAAAAGTGGTGTTCCAGACCAGTGGCAACCGCGTGTCGGTATCGCGTTCGGGCGAACTGGTGGTTATCGACGAGCATGGTCGTGAGCGTGAGCGCCACAAGCTGCCTTATGGCGCCGTGGTGACGGCCGGGGAGGAGCAGATCGTTGAAACCGGCCAGGTGGTCGCCACCTGGGATCCGCATACCCACCCCATCGTTACCGAAGTGCAGGGGCGGGTCCAGTTGGTGGACGTGGTGGAAGGTGTTACCACGGTCAGCGAAGTTGATGAGGCCACGGGTCTGTCCAACATCGTCGTGACCGACACCAAGCAGCGGGGTATGGCGGGTCGTGATCTGCGGCCGATGATCAAGCTGGTGGACGATGCCGGTGAGGACAAGATGCTGCCAGGCACCGACATTCCGGCCCGTTATTTCCTGCCAGCTGGCGCCATCATCACGTTGGGCGATCGGGCCGAGGTCGGAGTAGGCGAAGTGCTGGCGCGTATTCCGCAGGAAACGTCCAAGACGCGCGATATCACCGGCGGTCTGCCGCGGGTGGCGGATTTGTTCGAGGCACGCCGGCCCAAGGATCCGGCGATCATGGCCGAGCAAACCGGCATCGTGTCGTTCGGCAAGGAAACCAAGGGCAAGCAGCGGCTGGTCATTACCGATGACCAAGCGGTGCAGCACGAGTATCTGACCCCCAAGTACCACCACATCACGGTGTTCGAAGGCGAACACGTCAGCCGCGGTGAAATCATTGCCGATGGCTCGCCTGTGCCGCACGACATCCTGCGCCTGTTGGGGGTGGAGGAGTTGACCCGTTTCGTCGTCAATGAGGTGCAGGAGGTCTACCGCTTGCAGGGCGTCAGGATCAACGACAAGCACATTGAGGTGATCGTGCGCCAGATGCTGCGCCGGGTCGAGATCAGTGATCCGGGCGACTCCAAGTTCCTCAAGGGCGAACAGGCCGAGCGTTGTGCGGTGTGGGTGGCCAATGATGATTTGGTTGGCAAGGGCAAACAGGCGGCCCAGTATGAGTCCGTGCTGCTTGGAATTACCAAGGCCTCGCTGGCTACCGAGTCGTTCATCTCGGCTGCGTCATTCCAGGAGACCACACGTGTGCTGACCGAAGCCGCGGTCAGTGGCAAGCGTGACGAACTGCGGGGCTTGAAGGAGAACGTGATTGTGGGTCGCCTGATTCCGGCCGGGACCGGCTTTGCTTATCACCAGGAACGTCGCCGCCGGGGTCACACCGACCTTGAGCAGTTCGCCGAGCTTTGGAACGAGCCGGCCGCACAGGCCGACGCAGGCACTGCGGAAGGCGCGGCCGAAGACCAAACCACGACCCAGCAGGCGGCGGCGCCCTGAACGTTGCCCGCGCAGCTTTTGCATGTCGGCTTCGCGGGCTGTGACTAGCGAATTTTTACCCACTGCAGCGGATCAGGCG
The Immundisolibacter sp. DNA segment above includes these coding regions:
- the rpoC gene encoding DNA-directed RNA polymerase subunit beta' → KRVDYSGRSVIVVGPQLKLHQCGLPKKMALELFKPFVFGKLERRGLATTIKAAKKLVEKGGPEVWDVLEEVIREHPVLLNRAPTLHRLGIQAFEPVLVEGKAIQLHPLVCTAFNADFDGDQMAVHVPLSLEAQLEARALMMSTNNILSPANGDPVIVPTQDVVLGLYYMSRDRINARGEGRAYADAAEAKRAYDAGTVDLQARVKVRITDSQFDDQGEIETRTRLLDTTIGRAILSQVLPAGMPFELINRALDKKVISRLINDCYRKVGLKATVVFADQLMYTGYHYASRSGASICVDDMVTPDEKAGIIARAEGEVKEIAQQYASGLVTDGERYNKVVDIWSHANDQVAAAMMQKLGHETVIDRDGNSVTQPSFNSIYIMADSGARGSAAQIRQLAGMRGLMAKPDGSIIETPITANFREGLNVIQYFISTHGARKGLADTALKTANSGYLTRRLVDVAQDLVITEDDCGTEDGMQLGAVISGGDVIEPLRDRILGRTVAQDVLLPGLDDVLVEAGTLLTEEVVARVEAAGVDAVKVRSVITCQTRFGVCAKCYGRDLARGHQVNIGEAVGVIAAQSIGEPGTQLTMRTFHIGGAVSRAVALNSVQVRTRGTIRLDNVKVVFQTSGNRVSVSRSGELVVIDEHGRERERHKLPYGAVVTAGEEQIVETGQVVATWDPHTHPIVTEVQGRVQLVDVVEGVTTVSEVDEATGLSNIVVTDTKQRGMAGRDLRPMIKLVDDAGEDKMLPGTDIPARYFLPAGAIITLGDRAEVGVGEVLARIPQETSKTRDITGGLPRVADLFEARRPKDPAIMAEQTGIVSFGKETKGKQRLVITDDQAVQHEYLTPKYHHITVFEGEHVSRGEIIADGSPVPHDILRLLGVEELTRFVVNEVQEVYRLQGVRINDKHIEVIVRQMLRRVEISDPGDSKFLKGEQAERCAVWVANDDLVGKGKQAAQYESVLLGITKASLATESFISAASFQETTRVLTEAAVSGKRDELRGLKENVIVGRLIPAGTGFAYHQERRRRGHTDLEQFAELWNEPAAQADAGTAEGAAEDQTTTQQAAAP